One genomic segment of Diceros bicornis minor isolate mBicDic1 chromosome 13, mDicBic1.mat.cur, whole genome shotgun sequence includes these proteins:
- the LOC131412584 gene encoding cytochrome b-c1 complex subunit 6, mitochondrial isoform X1: MGLEDERNMLAGSGDPKEEEEEEEELVDPLTTVREQCEQMEKCVKARERLELCDERVSSRSQTEEDCTEELFDFLHARDHCVAHKLFNNLK; encoded by the exons ATGGGGCTGGAGGACGAGCGAAATATGCTGGCTGGGTCGGGAGATCCCAAGGAG gaggaagaggaggaggaggaattagTG GATCCCCTAACAACAGTGAGAGAGCAATGCGAGCAGATGGAGAAATGTGTAAAGGCTCGGGAGCGGCTAGAGCTCTGTGATGAGCGTGTATCCTCTAGGTCACAGACAGAGGAGGATTGCACGGAGGAGCTCTTTGACTTCTTGCATGCAAGGGACCACTGC GTGGCCCACAAACTCTTTAACAACTTGAAATAA
- the LOC131412584 gene encoding cytochrome b-c1 complex subunit 6, mitochondrial isoform X2 gives MGDPILPFLAAVWLCQLAFCTDPLTTVREQCEQMEKCVKARERLELCDERVSSRSQTEEDCTEELFDFLHARDHCVAHKLFNNLK, from the exons ATGGGAGACCCCATTTTGCCATTTCTGGCGGCAGTGTGGCTCTGCCAGCTGGCCTTCTGCACG GATCCCCTAACAACAGTGAGAGAGCAATGCGAGCAGATGGAGAAATGTGTAAAGGCTCGGGAGCGGCTAGAGCTCTGTGATGAGCGTGTATCCTCTAGGTCACAGACAGAGGAGGATTGCACGGAGGAGCTCTTTGACTTCTTGCATGCAAGGGACCACTGC GTGGCCCACAAACTCTTTAACAACTTGAAATAA
- the LOC131412584 gene encoding cytochrome b-c1 complex subunit 6, mitochondrial isoform X3, translated as MGLEDERNMLAGSGDPKEEEEEEEELVDPLTTVREQCEQMEKCVKARERLELCDERVSSRSQTEEDCTEELFDFLHARDHCVRN; from the exons ATGGGGCTGGAGGACGAGCGAAATATGCTGGCTGGGTCGGGAGATCCCAAGGAG gaggaagaggaggaggaggaattagTG GATCCCCTAACAACAGTGAGAGAGCAATGCGAGCAGATGGAGAAATGTGTAAAGGCTCGGGAGCGGCTAGAGCTCTGTGATGAGCGTGTATCCTCTAGGTCACAGACAGAGGAGGATTGCACGGAGGAGCTCTTTGACTTCTTGCATGCAAGGGACCACTGC gtaagaaactga